The Lacipirellula parvula genome window below encodes:
- a CDS encoding dockerin type I domain-containing protein produces the protein MRPLLLFAFGVMAAAPHFLAAPRAAAGDLAVTTLFDGERTGQLGASQFLNNWGGPFSAGNISGVTRETGVVHSGAASIRANLGTIASGGFGFFQTFASQTAGQSLRQTRDLTRYDGFETYVRNDTGAPLNLKYEIKDYRDNGAHQAYYNFSVPAGPGWTKLSAPLDMNSAGWNVTGTPDLSRTYVTSFVVTPQSGSVSGSIYLDDFKLREKGPAIDLQTAPIASIAERLAERQFSGLWTARNRATGLIYNTSNDANVAAMNTTGGVLWMLPSAVRRGWVSQADADAFATQVAASLNTNLNLTTNVPTRFINPASAGLPGGANEESSIDASFIALALHRYKSQPTTPAPLAAVINSVENRFKLDAFAAPNGFRLAYLPASGFTAGTYDGYTNEGKTISLAAEVSDAHHVPLESRWNADTHRSRVFLVNADDAHLTHSQSQFRAPFEQALLNLFVDTSDRGVDNYPNRSLATNPWQNFVRYERETAAKLAQLGRTELFQPDAGDGGTGGYQQYSLYNNFGQSDLFMPWSVCFALLAGAPGAEEALRTLLDDGNLHGPLGIADSARWATGASGPTNVPASQDNWNVVLSTMALLEYLEGEQSASRDFANLPGVRSALDEVFVDGDLNGNGVVDAADLSIWKNGFGDAAGATPANGDTDGDGDVDGADFLRWQRGSGSGAASETSSQTVPEPSAGIILASLVGWAAKFWPRQHLVVSGIHSENP, from the coding sequence ATGCGACCACTCCTTCTCTTCGCGTTCGGCGTGATGGCTGCCGCTCCGCACTTCCTCGCGGCGCCGCGAGCAGCGGCGGGCGATCTGGCCGTTACGACGCTATTTGACGGCGAGCGAACTGGCCAACTCGGCGCTTCGCAATTTCTCAACAACTGGGGGGGCCCGTTCTCCGCCGGCAACATTTCGGGCGTCACGCGCGAGACGGGCGTCGTCCACTCGGGCGCCGCGTCGATCCGCGCGAACCTCGGCACGATCGCGTCGGGAGGATTTGGCTTCTTCCAAACCTTTGCCAGCCAAACGGCGGGGCAAAGTCTTCGCCAGACCCGCGACCTCACGCGCTACGACGGCTTCGAAACTTACGTGCGCAACGACACGGGCGCGCCGCTCAATCTCAAGTATGAAATCAAAGATTATCGCGACAACGGCGCTCACCAAGCCTACTACAACTTTAGCGTCCCGGCCGGACCTGGTTGGACGAAACTGTCGGCGCCGCTCGACATGAATTCGGCGGGTTGGAACGTCACCGGAACGCCCGATCTCTCGCGAACGTATGTCACGAGTTTCGTCGTCACCCCGCAGTCGGGCAGCGTTTCCGGCTCGATCTACCTCGACGACTTCAAGCTCCGCGAGAAGGGCCCTGCGATTGATTTGCAAACGGCTCCGATCGCAAGCATTGCCGAGCGACTGGCCGAGCGGCAGTTCAGCGGACTTTGGACGGCGCGCAACCGCGCGACCGGCCTCATCTACAACACGTCCAACGACGCCAATGTGGCGGCGATGAACACCACCGGCGGCGTCCTGTGGATGTTGCCGTCGGCCGTCCGCCGAGGTTGGGTGAGCCAAGCCGACGCCGACGCCTTCGCCACTCAAGTCGCGGCGTCGCTGAACACCAACCTCAATCTCACGACGAATGTGCCGACGCGTTTCATCAATCCAGCGTCGGCAGGCCTGCCGGGAGGCGCCAACGAAGAGTCGAGCATTGATGCATCGTTCATCGCGTTGGCGCTTCACCGTTACAAGTCGCAGCCGACGACGCCCGCGCCCCTGGCGGCAGTAATCAATTCGGTCGAGAACAGATTCAAACTCGACGCGTTCGCCGCGCCCAACGGATTTCGTCTCGCCTATCTACCCGCGTCTGGTTTCACTGCTGGCACGTACGATGGCTACACGAACGAAGGAAAGACCATCTCGCTCGCAGCAGAAGTCTCCGATGCACACCATGTGCCGCTGGAGAGCCGCTGGAACGCCGATACCCATCGCTCGCGCGTGTTCCTGGTGAACGCCGACGACGCCCATCTCACGCACAGCCAGTCGCAGTTTCGCGCGCCGTTCGAACAGGCGTTGCTGAACTTGTTCGTCGACACGTCGGATCGCGGCGTCGACAACTACCCGAACCGCTCGTTGGCGACGAATCCCTGGCAAAACTTCGTCCGCTACGAACGCGAAACGGCTGCGAAGCTCGCGCAACTCGGACGCACTGAACTCTTCCAGCCAGATGCAGGCGACGGCGGCACGGGGGGCTATCAGCAGTACAGCCTTTACAACAACTTCGGCCAGTCCGATCTGTTCATGCCGTGGAGCGTCTGCTTCGCGCTGCTGGCCGGCGCTCCGGGCGCCGAAGAGGCGCTCCGCACGCTGCTGGACGACGGCAACTTGCACGGGCCGCTGGGGATCGCCGACTCCGCGCGGTGGGCGACGGGGGCGTCCGGGCCAACGAATGTTCCCGCTTCGCAAGACAACTGGAACGTCGTGTTGTCGACGATGGCCCTCTTGGAGTACTTGGAAGGGGAGCAGAGCGCTTCTCGAGATTTCGCGAATTTGCCCGGCGTCAGGTCAGCCCTCGACGAGGTATTCGTCGACGGCGATCTCAATGGAAATGGCGTCGTCGATGCCGCGGACCTCAGCATTTGGAAAAACGGCTTTGGCGATGCAGCGGGGGCGACGCCAGCTAACGGCGATACAGACGGCGACGGCGACGTCGACGGGGCAGACTTTTTACGCTGGCAACGGGGCTCTGGGAGTGGAGCAGCGAGCGAAACCTCTAGCCAGACCGTTCCGGAGCCTTCGGCCGGCATCATTTTAGCTAGTCTCGTGGGCTGGGCAGCGAAGTTTTGGCCGCGCCAGCACCTTGTCGTATCTGGGATCCATTCGGAAAATCCCTAG
- a CDS encoding dockerin type I domain-containing protein yields MKRLLPSCLIACSLIACVISSPVRAQNLLLNGDLEVQSIEVPNWTLQEFRTGSSAEVNSVTREGFANQPASVTGEYGIWLRPWAAGDTSTEMVNGVISQIVPGVASENYTFTGWSKFEQNYAGGVTNLDFFSPLDPGQTGTVPSPTNTLFEMAFLDASNSVIGTPITMDLRTARGPVPNNNTWIQHTLSGAAPAGTANIRVSASMLNGVFNTNPSQSAFVDNFSLTGSSAPTTEKLANPNFNLLPPEFPGSFTLTESPSGRDTAGGASFANRQAPGANGVWLKAFSGSLADPSDATLSQTVAATVGGNYTFSAWSKWETNYSGGLAAISGSPSPTQTLIELAFLDAGNVVIGTPVTVNLKTAGQLNDNTWRQYSVNGIAPAGAVNVRVSAIMNDGVNSGANPQSAFFDDLSLTLAAAPANDADFNNDGIVDGKDFLIWQRGFGTAAGATNGVGDANADGAVNAADLTVWKDRFGQPSAAAAVQAVPEPASLAGACVALALIGYSSRGQRGRRSN; encoded by the coding sequence ATGAAACGTTTGCTTCCCTCATGCTTGATCGCTTGCTCGCTCATCGCCTGCGTCATTTCGTCGCCGGTTCGCGCACAGAATCTCTTGCTCAATGGCGATTTGGAAGTTCAGTCGATCGAAGTCCCGAATTGGACGCTGCAAGAATTCCGCACAGGATCATCGGCTGAAGTCAATTCCGTGACTCGCGAGGGCTTTGCCAATCAACCGGCCTCGGTTACCGGCGAGTATGGCATTTGGTTACGCCCTTGGGCCGCGGGCGATACGTCGACGGAAATGGTCAACGGCGTCATCTCGCAAATCGTTCCCGGCGTTGCCAGTGAGAACTACACCTTTACCGGTTGGTCCAAGTTCGAGCAGAACTATGCGGGCGGCGTGACCAATCTCGACTTCTTCTCGCCGCTGGACCCGGGGCAGACCGGTACGGTGCCTTCGCCGACTAACACCCTGTTCGAAATGGCATTCTTGGATGCCAGCAACAGCGTGATCGGCACTCCAATCACCATGGATCTACGCACGGCGCGCGGGCCTGTCCCAAATAACAACACGTGGATTCAGCACACGCTGAGCGGTGCGGCGCCTGCCGGCACGGCAAACATCCGCGTCAGCGCCTCGATGCTCAACGGCGTCTTCAACACGAACCCCAGCCAATCGGCCTTCGTCGACAACTTCTCGCTGACGGGATCGAGTGCGCCGACGACCGAGAAACTCGCGAACCCGAACTTCAACCTGTTGCCGCCCGAGTTCCCCGGCTCCTTCACGCTCACCGAATCGCCCAGTGGTCGCGACACGGCAGGCGGAGCGAGCTTCGCCAATCGTCAAGCGCCGGGCGCTAACGGCGTATGGCTCAAGGCATTCTCCGGTTCGCTGGCCGATCCTTCGGACGCCACGCTCTCGCAAACTGTTGCGGCCACCGTGGGAGGCAACTACACCTTCTCCGCTTGGTCGAAGTGGGAGACGAACTATTCAGGAGGACTGGCGGCGATTTCGGGCTCGCCTTCGCCGACGCAAACGTTGATCGAACTCGCCTTCCTCGATGCAGGCAACGTTGTCATCGGCACGCCAGTGACGGTTAATCTGAAGACGGCTGGTCAGTTGAATGACAATACGTGGCGTCAATACTCGGTGAACGGCATCGCCCCCGCGGGCGCGGTGAATGTACGCGTCTCGGCGATCATGAACGACGGCGTCAACTCCGGAGCCAATCCGCAAAGCGCGTTCTTCGACGATCTGTCGCTGACGCTGGCGGCGGCGCCGGCGAACGATGCAGACTTCAACAACGACGGTATCGTCGACGGCAAAGACTTCTTGATTTGGCAGCGTGGATTCGGCACAGCCGCCGGCGCGACGAATGGCGTCGGCGACGCCAATGCGGATGGCGCCGTCAATGCGGCTGACCTGACTGTTTGGAAGGATCGCTTCGGGCAGCCGTCGGCTGCCGCGGCGGTGCAGGCGGTGCCTGAACCTGCCTCGCTTGCTGGCGCATGCGTTGCGTTGGCACTCATCGGCTATTCCTCGCGCGGACAGCGTGGGCGTCGCAGCAACTGA
- a CDS encoding DUF1559 domain-containing protein — MGRQFRSRIRGFTLVELLVVIAIIGVLVALLLPAVQAAREAARRTDCANRLKQMGLAMQNHLSAQRIFPTGGVGPNPDIANFTSGGTSNPGTPNGANKQGLGWAYQLLPYLEQNAVKGLVTNALLTKTVVPAYNCPSRRTSTGGSNNALMDYAAAQPMTLRCPQLGANAGVRYALSQVNPFKGGTEWTVANEAFWCRSNGQPDPSSVFDGVIVRTPWKMTTAATASAPAVGERPNGAPSATKVQEITDGLSNTLVISEKVVRSDLYEGNMDGSGNGSRSDDRGWSDGWDPDTIRLTALPPLSDGDLSVCFNGDPQVSQYCTGGQDVFFFGSAHTSGINSAFADGSVHQHSFNIDVAVFNALGSKNGEEVVDASQL, encoded by the coding sequence ATGGGACGTCAATTCCGCTCTAGGATTCGCGGCTTCACGCTAGTGGAGCTCCTCGTGGTCATCGCGATCATCGGCGTGCTGGTGGCGCTGCTATTGCCGGCGGTGCAAGCCGCGCGCGAGGCGGCGCGGCGCACTGACTGCGCCAACAGATTGAAGCAGATGGGCTTGGCGATGCAGAACCATCTCAGCGCACAGCGTATCTTCCCTACGGGTGGCGTTGGACCGAACCCCGATATCGCCAATTTCACGAGCGGCGGAACTTCGAACCCAGGCACGCCCAACGGCGCCAACAAGCAGGGGCTCGGCTGGGCGTACCAGCTGCTGCCGTACTTAGAACAAAATGCGGTGAAGGGACTCGTGACCAACGCCCTGCTAACAAAGACAGTGGTGCCGGCCTATAACTGTCCGTCGCGTAGAACATCGACCGGCGGTTCAAACAACGCGTTGATGGACTACGCCGCCGCGCAACCGATGACGCTCAGATGCCCACAGCTCGGCGCCAACGCTGGAGTAAGATACGCACTGTCCCAAGTCAATCCATTCAAAGGCGGCACAGAATGGACCGTTGCCAACGAGGCATTTTGGTGCCGTAGCAATGGGCAACCAGATCCTTCGTCCGTCTTCGACGGCGTCATCGTCCGCACGCCTTGGAAAATGACGACCGCCGCCACAGCGAGCGCTCCAGCCGTTGGCGAACGGCCCAACGGCGCGCCTTCGGCCACGAAGGTCCAAGAAATCACCGACGGCCTCAGCAACACGCTGGTCATCAGCGAAAAAGTCGTCCGCAGCGACCTCTATGAAGGCAATATGGACGGCTCCGGCAACGGCTCGCGATCCGACGATCGCGGCTGGTCGGATGGCTGGGATCCGGACACCATCCGGCTGACGGCCCTTCCCCCGCTGAGCGACGGCGATCTATCAGTCTGCTTCAACGGCGATCCGCAAGTCTCGCAATACTGCACCGGGGGCCAAGACGTGTTCTTCTTCGGCTCCGCTCACACCAGCGGCATCAACTCGGCGTTTGCCGACGGCTCGGTGCACCAGCACAGCTTTAATATCGACGTGGCCGTGTTCAACGCTCTCGGCAGCAAAAATGGCGAAGAGGTCGTCGATGCGAGTCAGTTGTAA
- a CDS encoding PEP-CTERM sorting domain-containing protein, whose product MKRMLVLSAAIAACLGAQVALAGPAINGLKLSTRVFNDFTTTNLVTANGNSVNLGAPSTVTINESGFVNDGVGGNFANRHDVTLSPDLGASNQLFSIDDSYTVWTTVTLAVGSNSPRKEAGFHIDSQITGTASFIINSDAGEIVAFGGGAPFKLFGKLSDGNGYVAGTPILMGFTMRAAGDGNGPAQSTIEYFINRGLGLETSGQLPYANLEGGPVNYSVSMYTQTAPNLTNPNEFANTTFADIHYSSAPVPEPASIAMAALASLGLISIRRSRA is encoded by the coding sequence ATGAAAAGAATGTTGGTTCTGTCAGCCGCGATAGCGGCTTGCCTCGGTGCTCAGGTCGCCTTGGCCGGGCCCGCAATCAACGGCCTGAAACTGTCGACGCGAGTCTTCAACGACTTCACGACGACGAACCTCGTCACCGCGAACGGCAACAGCGTCAATCTCGGCGCCCCGAGCACCGTGACGATCAACGAATCTGGATTCGTCAACGACGGCGTCGGCGGCAATTTCGCCAATCGCCACGACGTCACGCTTTCGCCCGACCTAGGCGCCAGCAATCAGCTCTTCAGCATCGACGATTCGTACACCGTGTGGACGACCGTCACGCTCGCCGTCGGCTCGAATTCTCCGCGTAAGGAAGCGGGCTTTCACATCGACAGCCAAATCACGGGCACCGCGTCGTTCATCATCAATTCCGACGCCGGCGAAATCGTCGCCTTCGGCGGCGGGGCTCCCTTCAAGCTCTTCGGCAAGCTCTCCGACGGCAACGGTTACGTCGCCGGCACGCCGATCCTGATGGGCTTCACGATGCGGGCCGCCGGCGACGGCAACGGCCCAGCTCAAAGCACGATCGAGTACTTCATCAATCGCGGCTTGGGGCTCGAAACGAGCGGCCAGCTTCCCTACGCCAATCTGGAAGGCGGCCCGGTGAACTACTCGGTGTCGATGTACACGCAGACGGCTCCGAATCTCACCAACCCGAATGAATTCGCGAACACGACGTTCGCCGACATTCACTATTCGTCGGCGCCCGTGCCGGAACCAGCCTCCATTGCAATGGCGGCGCTGGCTTCGCTGGGGCTGATCAGCATTCGCCGTTCGCGAGCATAA
- a CDS encoding sialidase family protein, whose amino-acid sequence MKMLRLFDVTRALLATTFCFSSACFAPAPLIAAETKAAAAAEPYFYTQPLFEAGRDGYRCYRIPAIAVAPKGAILAAAAGRFNGHGDWSNTDLMLRRSTDAGQTWDEQQVLVNDGVNTVDNPCFIVDAKNGEVHLMYQVAYQRAYLKTSRDDGATWSAPHEITSAFDEFRTRDGYEWQVIAMGPGHGITLKTGRLVVPVWLATDKRHRPSISTTVYSDDRGETWHAGDVIVATTDETPNPSETELVELSDGRVLANVRNESKRHRRLFSTSADGAKGWSKPEFQEALYEPICMGGNATLVDDAGKTTALLYSYPNSGPGTGPTGKEGNRERRNLSVRLSGDDGKTWSVPRVVDAGPSGYSDLAVDPDGTVYLFYEAKSLEPKGPFIPATLTLVRFNRAWLDQEEQK is encoded by the coding sequence ATGAAGATGCTTCGCCTATTTGATGTAACGCGCGCCCTGCTGGCCACGACGTTCTGTTTCTCTTCGGCCTGCTTCGCGCCAGCGCCGCTCATCGCCGCAGAAACGAAAGCGGCAGCGGCGGCCGAGCCCTACTTCTACACGCAGCCCCTCTTTGAAGCCGGCCGCGACGGCTATCGCTGCTACCGCATCCCCGCGATCGCGGTCGCGCCGAAGGGGGCGATCCTCGCCGCCGCCGCCGGTCGTTTCAACGGCCACGGCGATTGGTCAAACACCGACCTCATGCTCCGCCGCAGCACCGACGCCGGCCAAACTTGGGACGAGCAGCAAGTCCTCGTGAACGATGGCGTCAACACGGTCGACAACCCATGCTTCATCGTCGACGCCAAGAACGGCGAAGTTCACCTGATGTACCAAGTCGCTTACCAGCGCGCCTATTTGAAGACGAGCCGCGACGACGGCGCCACATGGTCGGCCCCGCACGAGATCACGTCGGCATTCGACGAGTTCCGCACCCGCGACGGTTACGAGTGGCAAGTGATTGCGATGGGCCCCGGCCACGGCATCACGCTCAAAACTGGCCGGCTCGTCGTGCCAGTATGGCTCGCAACCGACAAACGCCATCGCCCGTCGATTTCGACGACGGTCTACAGCGACGATCGAGGCGAGACCTGGCATGCCGGCGACGTAATCGTCGCCACGACCGACGAGACGCCGAACCCGAGCGAGACGGAACTGGTCGAACTCTCCGACGGCCGCGTTCTTGCCAACGTTCGCAACGAATCGAAACGCCACCGCCGGCTCTTCTCAACCAGTGCCGACGGCGCCAAGGGGTGGAGCAAGCCGGAGTTCCAAGAAGCTCTCTACGAGCCGATCTGCATGGGTGGGAACGCGACGCTCGTCGACGACGCCGGCAAGACGACCGCCCTGCTCTACTCCTATCCGAACAGCGGTCCCGGCACTGGCCCGACCGGCAAGGAGGGCAACCGCGAACGCCGCAATCTGTCGGTCCGCCTTAGCGGCGACGATGGTAAGACCTGGAGTGTCCCGCGCGTTGTCGACGCCGGCCCCAGCGGCTACAGCGACCTTGCGGTAGATCCCGATGGAACGGTCTACCTATTTTACGAAGCGAAGAGCTTGGAGCCGAAGGGCCCCTTCATCCCCGCCACGCTGACGCTGGTTCGTTTCAACCGCGCGTGGTTGGATCAGGAAGAGCAGAAGTAA
- a CDS encoding dihydrodipicolinate synthase family protein yields MKVINVADDVKGLWAAIPMPWNAAGRLDEAIFARNVDRLAEARVDGIYTTDADGEFYAIELDEFRSIIVQFARAMERVDCRAQVGVTWTNTQGIIDRIRVCLDHGINTFHICYPYFMPLNAGDVRRFWNELAEAAPAARWIHYNTPRGHVRMLGAEYRALVAEFPEQFIGTKLGTQNYLELSDIIGATPQLSHILTDFTVVPGMLLGGRGTYSFWVNSLPAWQRRLVDLCQRGEWDTASAMQRKFNLWETSCVEQYVRRGYLHGIIGKARAAASGFLEDNGRTRSPYQPLPAVDAGRLAADFRDWWSEELAAERFSASL; encoded by the coding sequence ATGAAAGTGATCAACGTCGCGGATGACGTGAAAGGATTGTGGGCGGCCATCCCCATGCCGTGGAATGCCGCCGGCCGACTCGACGAAGCGATCTTCGCACGCAACGTCGATCGGCTGGCGGAGGCCCGCGTCGACGGCATTTACACCACCGACGCCGACGGTGAGTTTTACGCGATTGAACTCGACGAGTTTCGCTCGATCATCGTTCAGTTCGCGCGGGCGATGGAACGCGTCGATTGCCGAGCTCAAGTCGGCGTCACGTGGACGAACACGCAAGGCATCATCGATCGCATACGAGTTTGCCTAGACCACGGCATCAACACGTTCCACATCTGCTACCCCTACTTCATGCCGCTCAACGCCGGCGACGTGCGGCGGTTTTGGAACGAACTGGCCGAAGCGGCGCCCGCGGCGCGCTGGATTCACTACAACACGCCGCGTGGTCATGTTCGCATGCTTGGCGCCGAGTACCGCGCGCTTGTCGCCGAGTTTCCTGAACAATTCATCGGCACGAAGCTCGGCACGCAGAACTATCTCGAGCTCTCCGACATCATTGGCGCCACGCCGCAGCTTTCGCACATCCTCACCGACTTCACGGTCGTCCCCGGGATGCTGCTGGGGGGCCGCGGCACGTACAGCTTCTGGGTGAACTCGCTTCCCGCATGGCAGAGGCGGCTTGTCGACCTCTGCCAACGGGGCGAGTGGGACACGGCGTCGGCGATGCAGCGCAAGTTCAACCTCTGGGAAACTTCGTGCGTCGAGCAATACGTTCGTCGCGGTTATCTCCACGGCATCATTGGCAAGGCCCGTGCGGCGGCGAGCGGATTTCTGGAGGATAACGGCCGGACGCGTTCGCCCTATCAGCCGTTGCCGGCCGTAGATGCGGGGCGACTGGCCGCCGACTTCCGCGATTGGTGGTCGGAGGAACTCGCTGCCGAACGTTTTTCCGCCAGCCTTTAG
- a CDS encoding DUF1559 domain-containing protein → MHSPLLGRNRFARLAGFTLVELLVVIAIIGVLVALLLPAVQAAREAARRSTCQSNFKQVGVALQNYHSAHGAFPDGTRYTTADTNGVYNFTPTKGIPAGANANSYPGMGWGAYILPYMEQQQVFSMIDFNNAQGNFAPRSWEAAATLIPSFICPSERNQEAWIDCCTDKDHAGVPAWDWRMTNMAGVADSRKAFSRKPAGRDDDVNHPFVPTPFGKGILYNFSAVEARHVTDGLSNTFIIGEMVSAEGIDAAGQKVWVAHGWITRNVADLGQGVNGPQSVPGGRDDTVDPFDGDGGNRHDEFHREHGFASWHPGGAHFAFADGSVQFFGENTDALVLWAHATKADDDIVSGGSASGVVTGSDGVGGGNPPPR, encoded by the coding sequence ATGCACTCGCCACTACTCGGCCGCAACCGCTTTGCTCGTCTAGCCGGCTTCACGCTGGTGGAGCTGCTGGTCGTCATCGCGATCATCGGCGTCCTGGTCGCGCTGCTCCTCCCTGCGGTGCAGGCGGCCCGCGAAGCGGCGCGACGCTCCACCTGCCAAAGCAACTTCAAGCAAGTCGGCGTCGCGCTGCAGAACTACCATAGCGCTCACGGTGCGTTTCCAGACGGCACACGCTACACCACGGCCGATACTAACGGCGTTTACAACTTCACGCCGACCAAAGGCATCCCGGCCGGCGCCAACGCGAATAGTTATCCCGGTATGGGCTGGGGCGCATATATCCTTCCCTACATGGAGCAGCAGCAAGTCTTCAGCATGATTGACTTCAACAATGCTCAAGGAAACTTTGCACCGCGATCGTGGGAAGCGGCGGCGACGCTCATCCCCAGCTTCATCTGCCCGAGCGAGCGGAATCAGGAAGCATGGATAGACTGTTGCACCGATAAGGATCACGCGGGCGTTCCCGCGTGGGACTGGCGAATGACGAACATGGCCGGCGTCGCCGATAGCCGGAAGGCGTTCAGCCGCAAGCCGGCTGGACGTGACGATGACGTAAATCACCCGTTCGTGCCGACGCCGTTCGGCAAAGGGATTCTCTACAACTTCAGCGCCGTCGAAGCCCGCCATGTGACCGACGGCCTGAGCAACACGTTCATCATCGGTGAAATGGTTTCTGCCGAAGGGATCGACGCCGCTGGGCAAAAAGTCTGGGTGGCTCACGGTTGGATCACGCGGAATGTCGCCGACTTGGGCCAGGGGGTAAACGGTCCGCAATCGGTGCCGGGCGGCCGCGACGATACGGTCGATCCGTTCGACGGCGACGGCGGCAATCGCCATGACGAATTCCACCGCGAGCATGGCTTTGCGAGTTGGCATCCGGGCGGCGCGCACTTTGCGTTCGCCGATGGCAGCGTCCAGTTTTTCGGTGAAAACACTGATGCACTCGTTCTTTGGGCTCACGCCACCAAAGCGGACGACGACATTGTCAGCGGCGGATCAGCGAGCGGCGTTGTCACCGGCAGCGACGGCGTTGGCGGCGGCAACCCGCCGCCGCGCTAA